A window of Ananas comosus cultivar F153 linkage group 11, ASM154086v1, whole genome shotgun sequence genomic DNA:
TCCTTCCGCTACGTCAGAGAAGAAGAGGCCGCGCTGCTGGTCGACAAGATCCGCGCcgctgccgtcgccgcctccgGTGCAGTCGACGTCAGCCAGCTCGTCGTCAATCTCACAAACGACGTCATCTGCCGGGTGGCGTTCGGTCGCAAGTACTCCGCCGAGGGCGGCGGGGCCGCGAAGATCCAAACGACGTTAGTGGAGTTCGCGGCGCTGCTGGGGACGGTGGAGATCGGAGAGTTCGTTCCCTGGTTAGGATGGATCGATCGGCTGAGAGGGTTGGATCGGAGGGTGAGGAATAACTCGAGAGAATTGGATGCGATGCTGGAGCGAGTGCTGGAGGATCACTGCAGTGGGAACGAGGAAGGTGATGATCTCGTCGACGTGTTGCTGTCTATAAACGACAAGGATGAGAACGTTGGGATTGCTCTTACTCGGAGTAATATAAAAGCTCTTCTATTGGTAAGCAAATTAACTTCATTTGGTTAATTTCGTCTTTCAAatgataattaaaatgctaatatTGCGTAGAATATCTGCTTTTCTCTAAACACTGAATTAGCCATAGAGCTATGCTTTTAatattagggataattgcctaggTACCTTTAAAACTtctcaaatatttatttatttctatttgttttcaaatatacctttatatattttttagttattcaaaaatatcattGATGTTAGTGCCAATAAGTCACCTCAGATTAAACATGAgtaccatagttaaaaaaacagtgaaaattcttttggtgatggtagaagggtatattttgtatatttttctttatttttctcattttcactGGTCACGTTTCGATCCAAATAacacaaaataattttctattttaattttcttttctagtcTTCTTTAGCTCCATTCAAATGGAGCGTAAAAGCAATAAATTTTTAGTGTaattaaaatcaatatttttaaatatctaatattCAACTAGTTGTGCTTTTATCGTACTTTCCGAGAGTTGAATCTCACACATTTCCTTGTCTTTATGCTTGCAGGACATGTTTGCAGCCGGCACAGACACCACATTCACAACAATAGATTGGGTAATGGCAGAGCTGATCAAGAATCCAAAAGTAATGGAAAGAGCGCAGGAGGAGATAAGAGGGGTAGTCGGAACGAGTCCGAATGTCGAAGAGGAGCTCTTAGAAGGAATGTACTATCTCAAGGATGTGATCAAGGAGACACTGAGGCTACATGCTCCAATACCATTACTTGTGCCGCGAGAGACGATTGAAGATACTCAACTGGAGGGCTTCAACATTCCTGTCAAGACAAGGGTTATAATCAACGCTTGGGCTATCGGAAGGAACCCTAAGTTGTGGGAGAGAGCGGATGAGTTTTTGCCCGAGAGGTTTTCAAACAACCCTATCAATTTTAGAGGACAGTACTTCGAATTCATACCGTTTGGTTCAGGAAGGAGAGGTTGTCCTGCAATCAATTTCGGTGTGTCCGTCATCGAGCTAGTTCTCGCGAATTTGTTGTACCATTTCGACTGGGAGTTGCCTCATGGTATGAAAAGGGAGTTATTGGACATGAGTGAATCAAGCGGATTGATAGCGCATAGGAAGCAAAATCTTATTCTTGTACCAAAACTAcgaaaattttaagttgttttaaCAAGTAGCCAAACTCATCCCCTtcgatattttcaaaaaaaaaatctgaaggCACTCTCAAGCTAACTTgtttatactataaaataacAGTAGTAATCGTCGTCGAAGAAGCATTAGATTGATACTTCTTCACTGATAGTTTTGGACTAACATTCTATAGTATTGAATCAATAGGGGAGCTCCTAAGCATTTCCGGACTTTCCGAATTCCCTCAATATTTAAGGGGTTGTTTATAACGATCGCATTTCCATATTAggctaggggtgtaaacgagctaaacacgagcgagctgggtcggctcgtgttcggctcgtttattacagcggctcgtttaataaacgatccgaacacgagctggctcgttaaagtatcgagtcgaaaaattcagcttgtgttcggctcgtttattaacgagtcgAACACCAGCTGGCTCACAAGCTGgacaacgaacaataaattaaaaaagattagattaaatatatataaaaaataaatttataaaatcttatccattagactttgatctaatagttgaaactttacaatataaataaatctttattataaattaagctcgtatttatattttatttgctaaaatttaaataataaaaatatatatatatataattaatttattattatataaaaatataattaaagaaaattatataaaataaaaatattattattaataggcGTTATCGAGCGAACAGAGCGAGCTGTCCCctagctcgtattcggctcgttattAAGACGACTGCTAAAAAATCACtgtttcggctcgtttactaaacgacggaccgatctcgagctcatgtcgagtcgaacacgagctggctcgcgaaacAGCGAGCTAGATTGCCACCCTTATATTAGGCCTTTATCGGTTGGTGTGTAAAATGAGAGATGcaaaaatagaagaagtgaaccttttttgggatttttgcgGGAGAGAAAAATGAATGGACGGGTTgtatttaaagatttattattTACCTATTAATTTACACTTTTGAATTAGGGGCGATTGCTTATAAATTTCTGGAAAATTTCGAGTTTCTTATCACCCCTCTTAAAAGaatgatattaaaattattttattaacatttcaaattattttaaatatgctcctagagttaaattttatttttagtgaaaTATTAGGAATATTAgttatttctaaaattattattttgcccttttaaatatactattctatcgttatcaatttttcttatttatctttaAGCTATGggtaaaagaaatattttgattttttactttttcaaatataccattctatcgtcatcaatttttcttatttggtcTTAAGTGaagggtaaaaaaaatattttgacttattTTCAGCTCatatagaaatttaattcagatttaacTCGAAATAATTTAACCGGTATTAACAAcggattatttttaaataaccgAGAAATATTCGAGCGttgtatttaaaataaaaaaaaagataagaatgTATAAGAAATTTCAAAAGTTTCGAGAgtaatattagatattatcccttgAATTAAATGAGTGTGTGTTGATAAATATATCATATCCTGAGCTTAAATCGGGGTGCATTTGCTTTCATATTAATGTCACAATGCAAAGAACTATTCGGCTCCTCCAAAAATCCTGCGAAACTAtgttttgataaaataatttatcgtGAAAAATACGCATTTCGTAGTTCTTGTTTTTGGTCaacattttaaaaactaaaatgagatttttctataaaatttgaataataatttttttcaaagaccACTTCTGCACAAAATCAAATAGACAAATTAAAATTACGTTCTTTTAGTGAGacttttttggaaaaactaaaCACCCCGCTTAATAAAAAGTTATTCAATATGGACAATTGTGTATTGATTGATTTTGACCTAATctgcacaaaaaataaaagccaAGAAATCGTACCTTGCATCTATGAATCCACAAGTTGTTTAAAgatttttgtttgtttcatGTATTACCATCTTTAAAAACCGATGGCAATGATAAATCAGATTAAGTGACGATAAAATAGCAATCACACGTATAGAAAtcacactttttttaaaaaaagtttttatNaaaaataaaatttttttgctacaaattaaaatttgatgaagGCATATTATATAGGCAACAACAATAATTGCATTCAACGTAAAATGAATCTTCGGATTCAACAAATACAGGTATTCAATGAATCTACGGGAGCATGGAGAATGAATCCGAACCAATTTTACGAACGGAGGGCGATCAATAGCAGGAACGAAGCGTCGCTAAAGAAAACAGCGCAACGGGAAGAATGGATCGACAATGAACCCGGCCGGCCTACGGCTCGAGGGTtacggttagggttagggtcGTTTCACCTCGATGGCGAGCTCGAACCGGGGATCGACTCCGTTGCCCGGGCCGGGTTCGTCCTCGTCGTCGCTTGCGAAGAGGCCTGTAGCGGCGGAGAACGCCACCAAGGTGGCCGCGCCCGCGGCGGAGCAGGCCAAGAAGAGGGTCGCGCTCGGGAACATCACTAACCAGTGCAATGTGGGGAGGGGCgcgcctcggatcgccggatcgGCGAAAGGGACCAATGTGGGTAAATTTTTTGGTGCATTCTTTGTTGATCCCCCGTGCATTTCTTTTACGATCTGTTTGCGTTTGAAAGATGGTGGTAAGGAGTACTCATCGGGAGGCGGAGCGGCATCTAGGGGgcagcaaataatttatttgtgtTGAAGAGGCGGAGCGGCATCTAGGGGgcagcaaataatttatttgtgtTGAAGATGGAATGAGATTAATTGAACGGTTTGGAAGATGAAGGGTTGAAGAAGAGTCGGAGCGGCATCTTGGCGGCGGTTGAAGATGGAATGACATTAATTGAACCGTTTGGAAGATGAAAGGTTGAAGATGGAATGGAATTAATCGAACCGTTTGGAAGATGAAGGGTTGAAGATGGAATGAGATTAATCAAACCGTTTGGAAGATGAATCGATACTTTGAACCGACTAATTGGGAACTTAAATGAGATGGGGTTGAGAAAAAAACATTGCCATATGCCGCCACGTGGACAAAAAACTTGAGGTTTCATGGGAGTTTATAgatttttatctttagaagtgCATTAATGATATTTTCTACATCAGGGGGACATATGTGATATAATGGCCTCCAAAAGGGGTATTGGTGAAATTATCCCTTGATTTAATGTGTACAAAAGAAGAACAAACAAATCGTACCTTGCAATTATGGATCACAGGTTGCTTTAccatttttgcttttttgatgTAACGTATCAACTATCAACAAGCTTGAAAAACCGGTAATAATGACAAATTAGATTAAGAGACAATAAAAAAGCAATCACACATTGTTAGATACTTACGTTAAAAGAAGATTCTTTGCAAGTTTTGCTCTCACTTGTACAGAGTATGAGAAAGCGCCGTGTCACGGACATAACTTTTTCTTCGTAAAAACCCGTGTGGCGTCCCCTTtctgctcgaagatggacaagcctttTCCATATCCTAACACGGACAAGTCTCCCAAACTTAAAGTCCTAACGATTTACTCGTGACAGCCAGGTCTAAATCCAGTGACGgatccaaaaaaatttttaatagagtaattgtataaaaaagaatatatatatatatatatatatatatatatattaaaaaaaaataaactagttGTTNGAAATCGTACCTTGCATCTATGAATCCACAAGTTGTTTAAAgatttttgtttgtttcatGTATTACCATCTTTAAAAACCGATGGCAATGATAAATCAGATTAAGTGACGATAAAATAGCAATCACACGTATAGAAAtcacactttttttaaaaaaagtttttattgaGGTAGCTCGATGAGACATATAATATATTCCGTATCTGAATTTTACATATCTATTccaatttaaagtttatttatttgaatattaACACTGTATTGAATGGTGGATTTAGAGGAGTCCAACAAGGTTGAATGAGGAGCTTCTCATCTTTTTTTCCGTACGCATTTTTTCCGTACGTATCCAGGGTCGGTGCTTGCTGTAAATACACTATAATTAGATAtataataagttttaaaaagaGTGAAGtgatattcatttttttttatttggttcgcTATAAATTGAGTTGACtgataacaaaattaattatatataaaaaataaattaaaaattaataaaaaaaatacgagtgtaattttttttttcaaacttttgtaTCATAATGTAAATATTTTcagtcaaacaaattaaaaaataaaaaaacttcgGCTCTGAGGCCATTAACTTTtcatgaaataaataataataaaaaatatcgtgaattttagtttaataaaagaattaaaggaTATTGAAAATGCATTTAATTATAGATAAAAATGAATGGACATGTTGTATTTAAGATCAATTGCTAACCTATCGCTTTTGAATTCAATGAGTGTGTTTTGATATATCTGTCGTATTCTAAGCTTAAATGAGGGTGCTTTTATACTAATATATCACTATCTAAAAGGGTCTATTTGGAACTATTTGGCACgataaattatgaaaaacttttttttttttgaaaaaaaa
This region includes:
- the LOC109717330 gene encoding cytochrome P450 71A1-like is translated as MLERVLEDHCSGNEEGDDLVDVLLSINDKDENVGIALTRSNIKALLLDMFAAGTDTTFTTIDWVMAELIKNPKVMERAQEEIRGVVGTSPNVEEELLEGMYYLKDVIKETLRLHAPIPLLVPRETIEDTQLEGFNIPVKTRVIINAWAIGRNPKLWERADEFLPERFSNNPINFRGQYFEFIPFGSGRRGCPAINFGVSVIELVLANLLYHFDWELPHGMKRELLDMSESSGLIAHRKQNLILVPKLRKF